The window ATTGCCACGGGTCAAATAATGATATATGCGCAATAACTAGGATTTCTTCGTTCAAAAGATTTAGTCTAACCAGAGTCTATTtggttgattattttttccatctctgATCGTGATGGTATTTCCATGTGTGTTCTTCTGCATATATCCTCAAGCTCTATTTGTTTCTTGAAGAAAAACTCTTTCATCTTGCTTGCTTTCAACTGATCCAGTCTCTTCACTTCAGTCTCAGccttcaaataatttctcatcaatttaaatcattatggcataaaattataaagacGTGTCAGAAGGCATACCTGCTGCACCAAGTCCAGAGTAAGGCTTCCAGGAGTGGATATATCTGTTGATGGCATAGATGATAGATTGGCAACTTGTAGATATTCTTGACGGTCTTTATAGGGTGTATCCATGAGATTCCACAAATCAGACAATGCTTTACCAAGTTGTTGCAGCTGCATTAATAGTTCAACTAAACAGAGTTATTATGCTAGGTGTTTGAGTGACCATGTGTATAGTCTTACTCTTTACTGTACATTCCATGTATGATATTTATTGTGAAATGGACCAGATCTTACTTGATGAAATTGTACaggatataaaaaattaattaccttGTCAAATCGTGTTTGTTTTTCTGTTTGAAGTGATTTCACTGTGCTATCAAGCTTTTCCAGGATACCGTCACTGATGTTCTTTGACAATCCTGATAATTCATTCAAGCTTGGATGCACCTTTGTTATGATCAATGAAGAATCCATTCCTAAAGTGGCTGACAAGTTTTTTATTGTGCTAATGTAGTTTTCCATCCTCTGAAGTCTGTCACTCTTTGATACGGATATGAACATGCAAGAGAACAATTAAAGTGATTGGTTTCTTAATCTATTTAGCCCTAATAACATACTCTAGTCACATGCAGTACCTTTTCACTGTGAAGTCTCAGAAGCTCATTTTGGAACTCCTCGAGTTTCTTAAGTGATAGATCATTTTCATTGACACAAACTGGTGATGTTGAATCATTATACTCTGTCTGACCTGCAATTTCTGCAGAAATTTTATGAATCTGCCCTTGTACTACTCGAAATTGCTTCACCCGATCTTCTTTCCTTAACTGCATCTCTCTTAGTGCTGGTGTTATAGAATTTAGCTGCTCTTTAAGCGTTCCTGCCATTTTCTCTGGCTGTCAAGGATGAAAATGGTACTTGGATCAAAACAGAACACTGCATATTTAAAAGCTTTTCACCTGCTAAAATCCATAATAATTGTTTGCTGTAAAGTAAATTTATTAGAATGTCAAGCTTCCTTCCCCAGTAATTCAACATGAATAGATGTTTTAAATCAGTTTACATAATTGCATAGAACATCATCAATTTGTTTTTACATTGTGCTTCTACCTCTTGACCATCATGTAGAAAGCATTGAGAGTATTTTTCATgcttcaaatttgatttctctTTAAGCCTGTGAATATTTACAAGAGCGAGCTATAACATTTTGGTAACAGTTTTTCAATATTGGTATACAACAGTGTTGGCTCTTCCAGGATACATTACTTAATGAGATGATTATACAAAGATTTTGGTTTAACTATTATACTAGTATGTAGTAGTACATATCTTACCCTTCCTGGCAGTGATCTTTCTCCAAGTGAGAGGAGGAGATGAGTAAACTCAGCCTCGGACTCTGCAAGCTGCTGATGTAGCCGAGCTCGTGAAATGTTAGCTGTGTCAacttttcttctataaatcTCGACACATTCCTGTTCAAGTTCAAGCAGAACCTTTTCCCGCTCAAATTTGTCTTCTCCGACTTCATCCCATATAATCTGCAAGTCATATTACAACAATCTCGTAAGCAAGCTGATTCGTCACATTGTTAtaagttaaaattttgtatagaCATG of the Salvia hispanica cultivar TCC Black 2014 unplaced genomic scaffold, UniMelb_Shisp_WGS_1.0 HiC_scaffold_996, whole genome shotgun sequence genome contains:
- the LOC125200481 gene encoding 65-kDa microtubule-associated protein 8, coding for MGSLQKSNGGMGSLALLETSCGYLLQELQIIWDEVGEDKFEREKVLLELEQECVEIYRRKVDTANISRARLHQQLAESEAEFTHLLLSLGERSLPGRPEKMAGTLKEQLNSITPALREMQLRKEDRVKQFRVVQGQIHKISAEIAGQTEYNDSTSPVCVNENDLSLKKLEEFQNELLRLHSEKSDRLQRMENYISTIKNLSATLGMDSSLIITKVHPSLNELSGLSKNISDGILEKLDSTVKSLQTEKQTRFDKLQQLGKALSDLWNLMDTPYKDRQEYLQVANLSSMPSTDISTPGSLTLDLVQQAETEVKRLDQLKASKMKEFFFKKQIELEDICRRTHMEIPSRSEMEKIINQIDSG